Proteins encoded by one window of Halorubrum ruber:
- a CDS encoding universal stress protein, whose translation MSYLVATDGSTESDEAVRYAARQAVAFYETLEIAHVLTPDSELVDGTIVLPGEEAAVEAGQGVLESARSIAEEAVGDESIDVETQLLTGRPADALTEYANEEPVDAIYVGHRGLSEEREQVVGSVAKSVVDKADVPVTVIR comes from the coding sequence ATGAGCTACCTCGTTGCGACCGACGGGTCGACGGAGAGCGACGAAGCCGTCCGGTACGCGGCGCGACAGGCGGTCGCGTTCTACGAGACGCTCGAGATCGCCCACGTGCTGACGCCGGACTCGGAGCTGGTCGACGGGACGATCGTCCTCCCGGGCGAGGAGGCCGCCGTCGAGGCCGGGCAGGGCGTCTTAGAGAGCGCTCGGAGCATCGCCGAGGAGGCGGTCGGCGACGAGTCGATCGACGTCGAGACCCAGCTCCTCACGGGGCGTCCGGCCGACGCGCTCACCGAGTACGCGAACGAGGAGCCGGTCGACGCCATCTACGTCGGCCACCGGGGGCTCTCGGAGGAGCGCGAGCAGGTCGTCGGCAGCGTCGCGAAAAGCGTCGTCGACAAGGCCGACGTGCCCGTGACGGTGATCCGGTAG
- a CDS encoding GNAT family N-acetyltransferase codes for MTPELRPYDRERDADGLYELKRAFERGLGENTGGDEKAAAYEGKLTDAYRERWLDWVDRCVADDERCVTVAVDRSEAESGASVVGYVFVLPERTAMIWDAAVLNEIYVAPDHRGTGVADDLIDAALALAADQDLPLDRLVLDVDPANERAKGFYDRHGFEPWGKMVARPLDDA; via the coding sequence GTGACCCCCGAACTCCGCCCCTACGACCGCGAGCGCGACGCGGACGGCCTCTACGAACTGAAGCGCGCCTTCGAGCGCGGCCTCGGCGAGAACACCGGCGGCGACGAGAAGGCGGCCGCCTACGAGGGGAAGCTCACCGACGCCTACCGCGAGCGGTGGCTCGACTGGGTCGACCGCTGCGTCGCCGACGACGAGCGGTGCGTGACCGTCGCGGTCGACCGAAGTGAGGCCGAAAGCGGCGCTTCGGTCGTCGGCTACGTCTTCGTCCTCCCCGAGCGCACCGCGATGATCTGGGACGCGGCGGTCCTGAACGAGATCTACGTCGCCCCCGACCACCGCGGCACCGGCGTCGCCGACGACCTGATCGACGCCGCGCTCGCGCTCGCGGCCGATCAGGACCTCCCACTCGACCGACTGGTCCTCGACGTCGACCCCGCGAACGAGCGCGCGAAGGGGTTCTACGACCGTCACGGCTTCGAGCCGTGGGGCAAGATGGTGGCGCGGCCGCTGGACGACGCCTGA
- a CDS encoding Gfo/Idh/MocA family protein, with the protein MIQIGIVGCGVIGNRLAAAVAEHDQYELAAACDLDADRAASLAADHGTDRTQTTTDHASLVERDDLDAVYVGVPPLAHREVVADALAADRHVICEKPIAADAETGRELVGLAEETDRVTAVNLPFRYTPGFVRLREAVAAGDIGDPRRVELRFRFPEWPREWQDVAWLESREQGGPLREVGTHFLFGVQELFGPIETVSADVGYSGPETYEDDVVGSFRVDGVRGTIDLLCDHEGEEENAITVVGDEASLSLTAWYRLVRNRGREDEETLVDERGDTVSALLTEFAGAVEGEGGDLVSFAEATRVQEVLDAIHASDGDRVRAGGSGREK; encoded by the coding sequence GTGATACAGATCGGGATCGTCGGCTGCGGCGTCATCGGGAACCGACTCGCGGCCGCCGTCGCGGAGCACGACCAATACGAACTGGCGGCCGCCTGCGACCTCGACGCGGACCGCGCGGCGTCGCTCGCGGCCGACCACGGCACCGACCGCACCCAGACGACGACCGACCACGCCTCGCTCGTCGAGCGCGACGACCTCGACGCGGTGTACGTCGGCGTGCCGCCGCTCGCCCACCGCGAGGTCGTCGCCGACGCGCTCGCTGCCGACAGGCACGTCATCTGCGAGAAGCCCATCGCGGCGGACGCGGAGACGGGCCGCGAACTCGTCGGGCTCGCGGAGGAGACGGACCGCGTCACGGCCGTGAACCTCCCGTTCCGCTACACGCCGGGGTTCGTCCGCCTGCGCGAGGCGGTCGCCGCGGGCGATATCGGCGACCCGCGCCGGGTCGAACTCCGGTTCCGGTTCCCGGAGTGGCCTCGCGAGTGGCAGGACGTGGCGTGGTTGGAGTCGCGCGAGCAGGGCGGCCCGCTCCGCGAGGTCGGGACGCACTTCCTGTTCGGCGTTCAGGAGCTGTTCGGCCCGATCGAGACCGTCTCCGCCGACGTGGGCTACTCCGGACCGGAGACCTACGAGGACGACGTTGTCGGCTCCTTCCGGGTCGACGGCGTCAGGGGAACGATCGACCTGCTCTGCGACCACGAGGGCGAGGAGGAGAACGCGATCACGGTCGTCGGCGACGAGGCGTCGCTGTCGCTGACGGCGTGGTACCGGCTCGTTCGGAACCGGGGGCGCGAGGACGAGGAGACGCTCGTTGACGAGCGCGGCGACACCGTGAGCGCGCTCCTGACGGAGTTTGCGGGGGCGGTTGAGGGCGAGGGCGGCGACCTCGTCTCGTTCGCGGAGGCGACACGCGTTCAGGAGGTGCTCGACGCGATCCACGCGTCGGACGGGGACCGGGTTCGGGCGGGAGGTAGCGGCCGGGAGAAGTAA